Sequence from the Psilocybe cubensis strain MGC-MH-2018 chromosome 10, whole genome shotgun sequence genome:
ATTGACCTTTGTAAAGTTAGGAATAAGAAACACGACATTAAACGCGCACAAACGCAGGCCACTTACCACctttcttgttcttctcgGTCAGTTGGTCTTTCAAATCTTTCTCCTGGGTCCGGAAGCTCTGCAAATCTCTATCGTAAACTCTATTGACCTCTTGCAGATCTCGGAGAACACTCTTTCCTGACAGTTGACATCTTTTCGCAGAGATATGACGGTCATTTGGAGCACGTTGACATGAGGAAGTGAAGTCTACTGCGTGACGGTATCCACTCTGTAGAACCTGTCGAAGGCTCTCGCATTCAGTTCTAAACAGGTGTTTAGCCTCTTTGAATCGCTCGATCGTCCCTTTGTGTAGACCTTTGCGGGCTATAAGAGTCTTGTGGACATCGTAGAATGCTCCCATGACCTTTTGCACATTCTCCGCCAGCGAGGAAACAGGTCTTTCCAAACCTTGCAGCCTCTGCCCGAAAACGATGAGTCAAGGTAAGTCTCGTGGGTGTAAGAAAATAACGTACCACAATGGGTGGAGGGTCCTTGTTGACTACGACGAGTGCGGTCCCGATGGGTGGGCCCTGTCGTACGTTGAGAGTGGCCATTTTTTGTGAGTTCGTCTAGAGAGATGTGGTAAGATGCCTGAAATTTAGGACCTGAAAAACGACTATACTCACGTATTATGTAGTCCTCCGCCGACGTCTGGGCTGTAGACAGCGAGTTGAAGAAGGGGGAAAGAATGATCGCCTTGCACAGTCGCTGCGAGTAGGCATGCTGCAGGCAGGGAAACACGAGGATGATATATATAAAATTTATAGTGTTAATGGTCCTAATTCAACGTCATCGACACAAAGATAGCGTTTGGTACAAATCGTTTTCGAAATAGTGAAATCAGTAGAAACCATATTGGCTTATTGAGGAAGAAACAGCACTCTGAATCAGCCATAAGTTGTGATGAGAGCATTAAGAAGTCCCTGTTACTAGTCGCAGGTTGAAGCCCTTCGGCTCAAATGTAGTCCTTGAAACGACGTTTTCAACAACCGCTGCTCGTGTCACCTGGCCGAAAAAGAGGCCGTATCAGGTGTTAGGAATCATTTGCCAGTAGCCGCATGGTAAACCATGCCTTATGAGTCTGGCAAGACGATAGTAGCACTGGCCGGGTGCTCTGTTAGAGCCAATAGTCTCAGCCGAAGATCATTCATGAGCAATATTGTTTGAAATGGATACTCACGTTGAAACTTGCAATCGCACTCCAAACCCCAGATACTATGCCACTGTGTCAAAGCCTCGTCTCAAACGTCCGTAGAGCCTAGTGCAATCGATAGGATCCCCATAGTCAACCCATTAAACCAGAAATCCAGTATGACGTCTTGCACTCAGCGATTCGGTAGCGTTGAACCGGCCATGCAAACGCCAAAAGGTTTTGATCTCATAAACCTTGCTGCCATTGAATCGAGTATGATTGCGAAGTGATGATGACGATAGAGCGAACTGATGATGAGGGAGTAATAATATACGATCAGCTAGTCATCACAGCTCAGCGATGTCGACGAGATTTAGATGATGATACTCACAAGCACAGAAAGATATAACACCTATTTTGTTCGGCCGTCACCCCTACAATTTCAACGACGCCCGCGTGTTTGTACCCACACAGCCGTTAACCACCATTCAAACGAGTTTCGTCAATGCCGACAATGAATAGATTCGCCGCTGTGAAGGGAATCCAGGGTTTGAATGCGACAACGCGGAGCTAAGTACTTGTGTCAGAGGGCGACATCGGAGCACAGGGCGTGTGGCAACGTACAAATCGATGAGCATATGCCATATGATCTTGCAGCTGCCTGAAGGCCGGCAGCGTCGTTAAAGGCGATATGACCAAGATTGCTGATGTTGTGGGGAACAAATGCGGCTCTTCATAGCACATGGTGGGCACTCTAAACGATCATGGCGGCCCCGATCTGGCATTGCTAGGGTATGGTTGATGAACATCAAGCAGGACCGCTACTGAAACAGATAGCCTGCTCACCATGTGAAGAATTGTTCTCGACTTTTCGCATTGAACAACCAATGGCCACCCGTTCAAGAACCCTATCTCCTCGCCGCTGTCTGCGTTCCCATGAAACCCCCGGTCAGCGTTGAGCATGGGACCTCGACCCAACCACTGGATATCCGAACATCGTGGGCCGTCGTCTCGACAGACAAGGTAGTCGCAGTTGAACTGTTTAGACGTCGTATAAATAAGTCTGGTGGTGGATAACGCCCTTGGTGGCTACTTGCGTCAGGTGGCCATGGTGGATGCCGGCAAAGCTCGACGTGATGGGTGTTCGTGCGTGCGACACTGCCTCGAGCAACATAAAAAGTATTGTCGGACATGTCAACCTGCAACGCAGCCCACTGCAGCGCCCGCCCAACAAGCTTGAATTTAGGCAGATGGGTATCTGCAATAACAGAAGTGTTTTCGAGTTCAACGACCCGTGCATTCGTGCATCGTGGTCTGCCTTGCTCCCTTTCGGACTTGTCGGCCTGTTGTGTCTATCCAAACTTCCCAAACCACGACCAGTACAACGATTTTGTCGTTTTTTACAATCACCTTTGCACAACTTCCTCACTCTTCGTGAAGCTGAAGCTCTTGACAACAAATCTGCAATAGGACGCGCCTTTGAGAATGACAATATCGAAGACCTACCAAAATCCCACGTTCGTCGACACCATGTCGCGTTCGCCTTCATCGGTGCCGCAGAAGGCCTCTGCTGGATAGTCAGTGGGTCTTTCCAACTTCACGATTCGCACAACAACGTAGACGGCATCCTTTGCTACGCTCTCGCGTTTTCATGGATCTACACCGCCATTCGCCCTTTGgtaccatcaacatccaAGTCAGCCCCCTACGATGTCGTCGTCATCTAtctgcttttcttctttggtgCTATTGTAGATATCGGAGGGATTATCTACGATTACGCCGTCCTGCTTTCCCCTCTACCTTCGCAACTTTCCTTACTGTTACGAAGTGTCAACCTTCTTGCGATCGTGTCTTCGTTGATCATCATATTCAACATACCATCGGAATTACCCAGCGCGAAGGTCGATCCACAAGAAATTGTGAGTAAAAACGTCAACCATCAACATACCTCGCTAATTGTTATAAGGGTCACACTCTAACCACGGAGGATTATGCTACCTTGTGGCAGTGGGTGTCTTTCTCTTGGATTTACCCTCTTATCCGATCAGTGAGTCCGATCCATTTCGCTTTCCCTGGCTCGCTCACACGTACGCTACAGGGTCGATATGCTACCCTCCATGAAAAGGACGTTTGGAATATCAGTCCAACCATGCAATCACGCCCCCTGTTCGCAAAATTCAGTGCTTTGCGGTTGGTGTATACGTTATCAATGCTGTTTTTGTGGCTTATGAAAACAAATTGATAGGCAAACGAGTTTATTTCGTCGCATATGGGCCGCGAATTCGCTGGATATCATGTATGGAACAGTGACTAAAATGATGGTTTTTGCTGATATTTGACCGTAGAATTGACTTTACTCTTACCATTGTGAGCGTTGTACTACAATACACCGGCCCATATTTTTTGAAGTATGTGTCAACTTCAAGCCCTATCACGCGAAATACTTAGTTGGCTGATATTGTCCGTTTAATTAGGAAAATCCTCGATACAATTGACGTTGAAGTAATTACCCCTGAAAAAAAGCTGGAGGCTTACATATACGGCTTTTTGGCGTTCTTTTGCACTATACTGAAGGTCTAGGAATCACCATTATCTTGGTTAACAAATCGAATTGACGTGCAATACGAATTAGACACAATCCGACCTTCAACATCTCTGGTTCGCTCGTCGAGCATCAACCAGGATACGTTCGGAACTCATGACATCCATATATGCGAAAGCattgaaaagaaaggatttCTCCGCTATCGTCGACCAATCAAAGGCGACTGATTCCACGTCGCAAGCTCCTCCGACCTCCGGGCGTAAAGGTGAACCCATCTTATATTAAAAAAAAGACTACACTCGGTCTCACTGTCTGAGAAGGAAAAGCGGGTAGCAAAGGAAAGTCCGACACTTCTGATGATCCCAAGCCAGGTGCCAGTACGGGTAAAATTGTTAATCTTATGTCCAGTGACTCTAACCGAGTAAGTCTTTTCTTTCCTAATGGCACACATTTTATCCACTCCAATTCAGATATCAAGAATGGTCACAATCATATTCAACCTTTACGGAGGTATGTTGCACAAATCTTACGTTCTGAGAATAAAACTACCCCTATCTTTCTACAGCTCCTTTCGAGATCATCATTGCATGCACATTTCTCTACCAGTCAGTATGATGTTTTCAAGAGCAAAATCCTCGTCCctaatatttttttcagACTTCTCGGCATTAGTGCATTCGCCGGTTTCTTGGTCCTGGTAGTAGGCTGGCCCCTGAACAATTTCCTCGCCCGTCGAAATGTCCGAATCAATAAAGGTATCATGAGTGCCCAAGATAAACGTATGGGTGTGCTAAACGAGTTGATCAGGGCTGTAAGTCCTCTAAACTTTGGTGTCCGCTAACACACCGTCAACGCTCTTTGTTAGATCAAATTCATTAAACTTTTTGCATGGGAAGAACGATGGATTGCGAGAGCAATGGAGGCAAGAGAATTGGAACTGAAGTGGATCAGAAAAGGTGAACAAGATCTCAAGCGCATAGTAGGATTAGTTTAAAGGCCTTACCCTTTTCAGCTCGGATCAACCAGATACTGTTCCATTTACTTACCAACAGCGCCCCGATATTGGTGTCTATCATATCGTTTTTTGCCTATGTGATGAGCGGTAACGAGTTGACTATAAGCACAGCGTTCACGGTAAGTTTCGACAAATTTCCTGTCACAAGTTTGCTCATTCAGTCGGAAATTCATCTCCAACAGGCGATTGCTTTGTTCAGCATGGTCAGGTATGGGACTCTAATATCTAGTTATTTTCTTTGGCCTTGATCGTATAATGAATTTTTCGTAGAGCCCCTCTCAAAGTGCTTCCCACTTACTTGGTCCAGATTCTTCAGGTTCCTCATAGTCATCGTTCTTTGTGGAATCAAATACTAATCTCTAAGCAAATCAGGCCCAGGTTGCACTGGAACGTATTTCTGTCTACctcgatgaagaagaagtcaCCGAACAGGTCTCAACGCTGAAGAGAAATTCTCAACCATTTGATGCAATCGTCGATGAAGGCTTGGGACTCAGCAACGCTACCCTGCGGTGGAACGAAGTGACTGTCGTTGAAAAGAAGGATAAAGCTAGGACTTCGTCAATAAGCCACCCTCCTGCTACTTCAAGTGTTCCAGAGATCGCGGTTGTGGCAAACGAGGGAAGTTCATCTGACAGCACTACGTTGGAAAGTAACGAAGTACATAAGTTTGAGCTGAGCGACATATCTGTCAAGTTCCCGGAAGGCAAATTGACCGTCGTGACTGGACCAACTGCCTCGGGGAAAACTGCTCTTCTTGCAAGTGTCCTTTGTATGATTCAACGTTACGTGTACGCTAACATTCTTTTGGCTTAGATGGCGATATTAGGCGAAATGACCTTGGTTTCGGGAAGAATCCTGTTGTCTAAAGATCCAAATCGTGTCGACGAGAATGGCCTCATGTATTGCATCTCATACGCTGCTCAACTACCGTGGTTGCTCCATAGATCTATCAAAGAGAACATCATCTTCGGGTATCCATTCGATGAGGAGAGATATAATACGGTTGTCGAGTGCTGTGCTCTCCTTCCCGACCTCCAAATGCTAGAAGATGGGGATGCCACCGAAATTGGTGCCCGGTACGCCTTTGATTTACAATGAATAATGTCCTTCTTAACCACTTTACCGCATTTCTTCGGGTTGAAACAGTGGCGTCAACCTATCGGGAGGGCAAAAAGCAAGAGTCGCTCTCGCGCGAGCAGTCTATGCCCGGACAAAATTCGTACTTCTAGATGACCCCCTGAGCGCAGTAGATAGTCACACGGCCAGATTTCTCTTCGATCGACTACTCTGTGGTCCTCTGTTGGCAAACAGGACAGTCGTATGTATTTCCGCTCATTCCGAATTCTTCATTTACATATCGATATGTCTTAGGTTCTCGTAACACATCATGTAAACCTGGTACTTCCAGCCGCTCATTATCTTGTACGTATGCTGGACGGTCGTATTGACACTCAAGGTGGCGTTCACGAGTTGAGGGAGCAAGGTGTACTCAGCGATATTGTTGTTGAATCTTCAATCCGAGTGCATGAGGAGGTCAAAGTTGAGGTCGAGCAACCTGAAGCTAAGACCGCTCTCGAAGACCAACTGGAGCCCAAGATAGAGGTCAAGAAACCTCGAAAATTGGTATCGGATGAATTTAGGGAGACAGGTGGTGTAAAGTGGTCCATCTACAACACCTACCTGAAGGCGTCGTATGTCCTAACGTTCCATCGCTTTCAGCAAATCTTAATCCTTTTTTTCAGTTCGTATCGAATCTGGTTTATCTTGGCTGTCATAGTATTTGTTAACCAATTTTTGGGCATCGCTGAGAAATTATGGATCAGGGTATGTTGAACTAATTCAACAATCTCTCTAGCTCGTAGCTGATCGACTACCTCTAGACATGGGGAGAAGCATATAGAAATGAGACCAGTAGTACACCGTATGGTGTACAATATCCGACTATTTTAACTATCAATTTGAATGCGGCCAACGACCAGACCAACTTCGGAATCCAGCAATTTGGACAGGCGGTAGGTCTTGACTCAAGAACCCCCGGTCCTTTTGGTATCGTTTGGCCTAGTGCCATGGAACATCCACTTTTGTACATTGGAATATACGCTGCCATCGGGATGATAACTACTTTGGTCAGTGTACTGTCCGTCACAGCACAATACACAGGCGCGCTGCGCGCCTCTCGCATTTTGTTCAAGTGTGTGATGTCCTGTccatttttctctctttccttcttaTCAATGTCATAATAGGAGGCTCCTCGTGGCCATTGTTCACGCAACTTTCAGATTTCACGATATCACACCCCAGGGTAAGtgatattttattttttatgtcATTCAAATAACATTTCGTTTCCCCTAAGGTCGCATTCTGAATCGTTTTGGAAAGGTTAGTTACAACCCACAGTAAGTGCGTGTTATGTAATAAATACTGACGGGCGAGAAGGATATGGACACCATCGATTCTTCCCTCGCTGGGACCCTCCAGGCCGTCAATTCAGCATTGGCGGGATTTCTTGTAGCCATTCTTACTGTTGCGTACGTCCACAACTAAAATATTGACATGGCGGTGTAGTAACTTTAATTTTCAAACAGCGTGGTTTTACCATACTTTTGCATACCGGCATTCTTCATTGGATTAATTTACCGCGAACTTGCTTTAGGGTATTTGAACACAGGCAGGGATCTCCGACGAATGGAGGCCACGACAAGATCACCGATTTACTCCCATTTTGGGGAAATGTTGGAGGGAATTGTGACAGTCAGAGCTTTTTGCGCTGAGAGACGCTTCCTTGATGGCCTCTATGTTAAGATCGACACTACTACAAAGGCAGCGTACTATTTTCCTTCTGTGTCTCCACGTTGAGCTTATTGTTTTATTTGGCTAGATGTGGTATATGTTCTGGATGACTAATCGCTGGTTACTGGTCAACTTTGATACCCTTGGGGCATTGATCGTTCTCCTAACCACATTGTTCTCCATCTCGATCCTCAAGAACGACGCCGGGCTGGCAGCCCTATGTATCACCAGCGCCATGGCATTTACGTTGTCAGGTATCTAGATATATTACACCTATGATGAAGTGTATCTAACGGTATGGGACCTACAGTCTATTGGACATGTAGATACTGGACAAGTAAGCGGTTGATAGTTATGACGGCTTTACAATGCTAATGGAGTATGTTAGCACTGGAGCTGGACCTTAAGTATGTCAATTTTTGATCTGGAACAACATATTTGTACTCAATTTGCGAAGCTCTGTCGAGAGACTAATTGAGTAGTAAGCCTAGCTTATTCTCCTTGCTGAATATGATCAGAACTAACTAGGCCATAGTCTCGATGTCCCGCAGGAACCTCCAGCGATTATAGAAACAAAAAGGGCACCTGCATATTGGCCGTCGTACTCCAGCAACAATGACCTACTTGTTGTAGAGAACTTAGAAGTCAAATATGCACCAGAGCTTCCCTCTGTGATTAATGATGTATCCTTTTCGTTGAAAGCCGGTGAACGTATTGGCTTGCTTGGGAGAACCGGTACGTTTTCAACAATCTTGATGTATTCTGGTCTCACACTTGAATCAGGTAGTGGAAAGTCGACTTTGGCTACCAGCCTTATGAGATTTGTACGTTATGATGTACCTCCGGTCGTTCTTTGTTTGGTAATAACTCCTATACTATACGAAGGTTGAACCTACTAATGGCAGCATTACAATCGACGGAATTGACATTTCGACCATCGGTGTCTACGATCTACGTTCCAAAATTGTCAGTGTAAACGCACCTAGTCCTTTTGTCTAAACCTGACATGGTATACTAGACCTTCATCCCACAAGTAGAGAAATATACATTTTATTGATGGACAATATAATGACTGATGTATAGGACGCGACACTTTTCTCAGGGACCTTGAGAGAAAACCTTGATCCATTTGGTGCGTTGTGTGTGAGATCATTATGTCCTGACGCTCATATCTACTGCTAGGTGACCATAGCGACGGGGAATGTACAGAGGCACTGCGTCGTGTGCGCATGTTTGCGGACGACACACCTCAAACTCAAAGTATCAGACCGTCTCGTACCCCCTCCAGGGCGTCTTCAATGCACAGTGAACACTTCTCCACCGCGACTACTAACATCGACAGCAAACCGAACATCTCTCTCGACGCTCAGGTGTCGGCGGGAGGAACTAATTTCTCTCAGGGTCAAAGACAGCTAATTGCAATGGCCCGGGCACTTATTCGTCGAAGCCCAATCATCATCTTCGATGAGGCAACGAGCAGTATAGATTTTGAGACAGATTCAATCATACAAGCTACGATCAGAGAAGAGTTTTCGGGATCCCTTCTTCTCACAGGTATGGGCACCTTCATACTCAGAGCAATGCGTCTAAGAGAACATTTGCTTTTCAGTTGCTCATCGCCTTCGGACAATCATCGATTACGACAGACTCATCATATTAGATAAGGGAAAGGTAGAGAAGCATGTAGCTTTCTaatcttaattggactgATGTCATGCTACCTTTCAGATCGTCGAATTCGACACTCCTTGGAATTTGATACAAAAGGAAGATGGCGTATTCAGAAGCATGTGCATGAAAACTGGTACTTTCTCTGAGCTAGAAGATGCTGCCAAGGCTGCCTCGCTAACTTAATCACTCCAAACTTGATTGTAACGTTTCGCGAATGTTCGAGGAAAATAGATGTTCTATACAGGTAACTTTATAGTACTTCGAGTACAGCTACAGATATAAAGTGTGTGTGTATGAGGTGTAGCTTCGTCAAATGGTCAATCAATGTTGCTCAGACATTGACGGTATACTTCGATCTAGCCCGAAGTCTGCCACCGTACTTGTAGAAGATGAATAATCCGGGAATTAATGCAATTGAAAGTCCAGCTAACAGAGAGCACCCGCCACCAATAGTGAGCTTGCGGTAAAGAGCGGTCCCAAAGAGCCTGAGATATCGGATTAGTCAGGTTCAGGCAAGTAAACAAATGACACAAACTGGAAACAACCAGCTACTGTGGATCGAAAGAGACTATTTCCAGCGAGTATAGATGCTGCGTAGATTGGGTATGACGAAGGCAGGTAGACGAGAACGCTCTGGAATAGCAGGAACAAGCTATTCAACAACTAAGGTTAGATCATTGGGTTGACTAATTGGAAAAGAGGCCTACCCTGGAATATACAAAGCTGCTCCTATGGTTGGGACAATCCAGTGCACATCCGGCCGGGAAGACCATCCTATTTGAAAAAGGTAAGTCTGGGACTGGTGTGGGATAAGATAAGATCAACTTTCCAAATATAAGGAGAGACGCTGGAACAAATCCAGAGGCAACAAGAGCCACTGCAAGGCGTGACTCTGGGACAATATATCCGGTTTTCCTGAATGTGGGCTCAACATGGTAGTAGTTCCAGCACACATAGACGGAACTGGCAAGGATACAGGTAACCAACAAACCCGTAAACGGGAGACCGGAGAGGCCGAGATTGAAGTGATAGATGTCGCCGTAGACCAGTGGGAAGGCTTCAAACCACACtataaaaagagtgtgtCATTAAGCAGCACATATAACTTGATGGGAGTCATACTTACAGTAGAAGATAGCGTAGGTTAATCCGAGGTAAACATTGGTGTAAAGGACAGCGGGCTCGATCATGAGCTGGAACGGGCGTAAGAGCGATTCGAACAACACTTCAGAAGGCTTTAGTTTCGATTGCTTGATCTCGCTCTTGCTGAACAGGTTGGGGTTTCCGGTCAGTTTTCGTAGGCGTTGGGCGCGCTTTAAGAGGATGGTCTCGGCGTTGGTCTCAGGCAACCAGAATAGGAGGACAATGAAAGCAAACACGCCAATATAGAATAGCTCCCAGAGCGGCCATGTCCAGTTTCTGTTCTGTGCTGCAAATCCGCCGATTATAGGGCCGAGAATAGCTGAAGTGGAATGAACAATGCGATACCAGAAAATTAAAAGAGGAAGATTCCTTACGTCCACATGAAGCAGTAACACTCCAAACGATGAGTGCGTAAGGTAATTTGATAATTGGGAACCTAAAAAGACAGAGTAAAGTAAATTCCTCGATTTTATTAACAATTCCCTGACGAAACGTACATGTCCTGAATGGAAGCCCCGCCAGTTGCAAGGGCCGGTGAACCAAAGAATCCGGTGAAGAACCGCATTGCGAGTAGAGTTTGGATGTTTGGGGCATATATTATGGGAAGCTGCAGGAGTACAAAGATCAAGAGAGTTGCCATATACACGGGAGTCCTTCCAATTGAAGGAATTTCCGACAATGGACTGAATATTAGAGGACCAACACCATATCCAATAATATATAGCGATAGACCAAGTGTTGCGATCGTTTTTGACACGTTGAACTTTTCTATGATCCCGGGTATTGAGGGTGTACTAAGATTGACTCAGAAAAACCATACCCTCAAGCAACTAATTACTCACTAGATTGCAGAACCTATATAAACTCCGAATGTAAGAAGAGATACCAGCCCAAGGACGAATATGCGTTTTCCCAAGCTCCAATTTCTAAAACAAAGTCTATGAGCCTGGTCCTGGTCGAGATGAGGGTAGACGTACTGTGGATTTTCTTGATCATGTTCGTCATACCAATTTACAATCGTCTCTGACACTGTCTCATGAACGGGTTTCATGTTGAGGTCGACCTGTGCCTTTTCAATGGATGACAACGACTTGCGGTATGAGTTAATTGACGAATGAAATGCATTCGCAGACGTGCGATTGGATATCGTCTCTTCCAAATCATTTCTTGCCAACGTAGGCTGGAAGGATACCGATTCACTGGTTTCGTGTACTTTGGAATCGGGGGGTGAAGAAGCTGCCCTTGCGAGCTGAAGATTAGCAGGTAATTGCCATCCAAGCCGTTGTTCagggaaaggaaggaatCGACCATCCGAAATTGTGTTGATAAAAAGTCCAACGATTGAGTTTCTCAAGGTGTCTGTCATCGCTTATTAAGAAGAAAGGGTGGGGAATTCTGTGTTTTCCAATGCCCAGCTTCAGGTGCAATCGTCTTTTATACCTCTGTCATGTACCTTGCTCTCGTTCAGAATGGCTTATAAATTCTCAGAGATAAACTAATTGACTAGTGGGGTGGATGAGGTAAATCTGAGGAGTATCCAACGCTGTCTACAACGCAGGCGCTTGCACATGCCACCCAAATTCTCACATCGTGCCCTGATTTGGAAGGGATTCCCAAAGCCAGGCTGTAGCAAAAATAGACTCATCCAGTTATACGGAAGCATAACCGATCCCTGTCACTGGAGCTCGTCCGTCATTGTAAAttaaaatgaaagaaatatattttcttctttgtgATTCAATTTTTTGTTAATGCCGCTCAGATGAGCATGGTCTACAAAGAACTCCAGGATAATTTTTcgtctgaaaaaaaaatcaacaaaactCCCTAGAATAATACACACACAACGAATTCC
This genomic interval carries:
- a CDS encoding ABC transporter 7, coding for MGVRACDTASSNIKSIVGHVNLQRSPLQRPPNKLEFRQMGICNNRSVFEFNDPCIRASWSALLPFGLVGLLCLSKLPKPRPVQRFCRFLQSPLHNFLTLREAEALDNKSAIGRAFENDNIEDLPKSHVRRHHVAFAFIGAAEGLCWIVSGSFQLHDSHNNVDGILCYALAFSWIYTAIRPLVPSTSKSAPYDVVVIYLLFFFGAIVDIGGIIYDYAVLLSPLPSQLSLLLRSVNLLAIVSSLIIIFNIPSELPSAKVDPQEIGHTLTTEDYATLWQWVSFSWIYPLIRSGRYATLHEKDVWNISPTMQSRPLFAKFSALRQTSLFRRIWAANSLDIIIDFTLTIVSVVLQYTGPYFLKKILDTIDVEVITPEKKLEAYIYGFLAFFCTILKTQSDLQHLWFARRASTRIRSELMTSIYAKALKRKDFSAIVDQSKATDSTSQAPPTSGRKGKAGSKGKSDTSDDPKPGASTGKIVNLMSSDSNRISRMVTIIFNLYGAPFEIIIACTFLYQLLGISAFAGFLVLVVGWPLNNFLARRNVRINKGIMSAQDKRMGVLNELIRAIKFIKLFAWEERWIARAMEARELELKWIRKARINQILFHLLTNSAPILVSIISFFAYVMSGNELTISTAFTAIALFSMVRAPLKVLPTYLVQILQAQVALERISVYLDEEEVTEQVSTLKRNSQPFDAIVDEGLGLSNATLRWNEVTVVEKKDKARTSSISHPPATSSVPEIAVVANEGSSSDSTTLESNEVHKFELSDISVKFPEGKLTVVTGPTASGKTALLASMAILGEMTLVSGRILLSKDPNRVDENGLMYCISYAAQLPWLLHRSIKENIIFGYPFDEERYNTVVECCALLPDLQMLEDGDATEIGARGVNLSGGQKARVALARAVYARTKFVLLDDPLSAVDSHTARFLFDRLLCGPLLANRTVVLVTHHVNLVLPAAHYLVRMLDGRIDTQGGVHELREQGVLSDIVVESSIRVHEEVKVEVEQPEAKTALEDQLEPKIEVKKPRKLVSDEFRETGGVKWSIYNTYLKASSYRIWFILAVIVFVNQFLGIAEKLWIRTWGEAYRNETSSTPYGVQYPTILTINLNAANDQTNFGIQQFGQAVGLDSRTPGPFGIVWPSAMEHPLLYIGIYAAIGMITTLVSVLSVTAQYTGALRASRILFKRLLVAIVHATFRFHDITPQGRILNRFGKDMDTIDSSLAGTLQAVNSALAGFLVAILTVAYVHN
- a CDS encoding ATP-dependent bile acid permease, which encodes MAFTLSVYWTCRYWTTLELDLNSVERLIEYLDVPQEPPAIIETKRAPAYWPSYSSNNDLLVVENLEVKYAPELPSVINDVSFSLKAGERIGLLGRTGSGKSTLATSLMRFVEPTNGSITIDGIDISTIGVYDLRSKIDATLFSGTLRENLDPFGDHSDGECTEALRRVRMFADDTPQTQSIRPSRTPSRASSMHSEHFSTATTNIDSKPNISLDAQVSAGGTNFSQGQRQLIAMARALIRRSPIIIFDEATSSIDFETDSIIQATIREEFSGSLLLTVAHRLRTIIDYDRLIILDKGKIVEFDTPWNLIQKEDGVFRSMCMKTGTFSELEDAAKAASLT
- a CDS encoding Caffeine resistance protein 5, whose amino-acid sequence is MTDTLRNSIVGLFINTISDGRFLPFPEQRLGWQLPANLQLARAASSPPDSKVHETSESVSFQPTLARNDLEETISNRTSANAFHSSINSYRKSLSSIEKAQVDLNMKPVHETVSETIVNWYDEHDQENPQNWSLGKRIFVLGLVSLLTFGVYIGSAIYTPSIPGIIEKFNVSKTIATLGLSLYIIGYGVGPLIFSPLSEIPSIGRTPVYMATLLIFVLLQLPIIYAPNIQTLLAMRFFTGFFGSPALATGGASIQDMFPIIKLPYALIVWSVTASCGPILGPIIGGFAAQNRNWTWPLWELFYIGVFAFIVLLFWLPETNAETILLKRAQRLRKLTGNPNLFSKSEIKQSKLKPSEVLFESLLRPFQLMIEPAVLYTNVYLGLTYAIFYLWFEAFPLVYGDIYHFNLGLSGLPFTGLLVTCILASSVYVCWNYYHVEPTFRKTGYIVPESRLAVALVASGFTYLFQIGWSSRPDVHWIVPTIGAALYIPGLFLLFQSVLVYLPSSYPIYAASILAGNSLFRSTVAGCFQLFGTALYRKLTIGGGCSLLAGLSIALIPGLFIFYKYGGRLRARSKYTVNV